The segment GGAGCCAGGCACTCTGAAAATAATGATACATATTTTAGTCCTATTCAATGACttaaactttttcaattaacaatGACCCTTGACttgccaaaacaattttaagagaGTAAAGTTTTAACACGGTGTATGCCAGAAGTAGGgccctttctcacttttttatctcttgaaaagtcattttttgtgataattgACAAACATttatgtgtgtattttaaaGTGAGAACAAACAAACATGAATGAATAACTAAAATCATGAGAAAACTTGTCaggttgaaatgaaattattatttctatagGTTcttaagatattaaatttgtctaagctatcaaaaaatgaaatattttgctcattaCAAATGTTTGTTTAGctaattaaagttttaattgatCTATTTGCCCAGATTAGAGACATTTATCGTCTAAGCCTCTTACTAAGTTACGCTCACTAGTTAGAAACAGAGTATTACATAAGTTTTGGGCatgaaaagggaaattaattgtACACAcgcactttaaaaaattattattacattttgtgaGTGGGCGTTGTGCTTGTAATTAAACAACTGAACAAATCATGCTTTTAATCTCACCcaaaatgtgttttataagtttccattttaaattttatgagaaatCTTACTTTGGCACTTTGGCAGGCCCTCCGTGTTTCTTGTCATAATCGTCTACCAGGCGTGCAAAAGCCAGAGCAGCCGGCATGTCAAAGTAATCGAGAAGGCTGCGCAGTTTGAGCGCAACAGGGCCATTCCAGGTGGCCAAGGGCTCTTTATAGAAAGCAGTAGCAGGTTCCCAGATCCTCTCGACGCCGTATTGAGCCTCGATTTCTTCATCTGAGAGGAATTTTGTGCCGTGCGCAGCCCGCCAAATCGTGCCGTCTCCTGATATCCGAAGGGTGTTGCCTTTCTCGAAGTCGAGCGTGAGTCCTTTTTGGAGGAATCCGAAATCGATTGGTTTCACCAGGACGTCGGCATTGTATCCTTTCTGGTCGACCAGGAATTTGCAGAGGGCATCGTACTCAAGCTGAACCATGTTTGTCAATTGATatctgtaaaatattattctattttatttatgtaagactaaaaatataaaaaactagTCTTGAAATGTGAGCAAGTAgaatattagtttttattattgttatttattttggcactTGGTTATGTTGGTAGTAAAAGCACACTGCTTGCTGGGGAAAAGGTGTGACAGAGGTCAAACAAAGTAAATAATGTACCTGAGGATTGTGTTGTCCAGGTCGAATCCGACGCAATTGTAGTCAGCAAAGTTGAAATTGGCAGGGATGGGCCTGCTGGTGCCCTCCACGGACCCATTGAGCTCCATGGCTTGATTTAACGACGAATTGTGAAAAGAGTGAAGCGGCGGCGCCGAGACGCGTAAAGTGACAGGAAATGAGTGGCGAagcgatgaaaataaaatactggaGCTGCGGAGGAGCACTCTCATTCCGACTACTCAGCAGGTCGCTGCTTTAATCTATTTTCGCCGGTTGCGACATTGTTCCTGTCACGGCAACCAGAGACCATGGAGCCGCGCTCGAAGATTGTGAAAAAGGTTGGCAAACGCGCACTCGTGCCAACCTTTGCGCACCAACACCAACCAAGGGCccctttgtttgtttttacaaatagTCGCGTCTCGATTGTGGGttatttttgtgctttgtCGTGGTCCAGGCGGCAGATAGCAACTATCACAATTATTCTCGTTCAGAGCATAATACTTCAGCCTTGAAAATCATTCGTTTGTTGGCAATGGATCTTCCTCTGATGTTTGAACATGCTGTGCGCGAGATGGCTCATAAAGCGCCGCAACAACAGATTAAAAGACGACTCAAGAGGATTACAattcttataaattaattctggcaaaatttaagaaatattccaagcgaataataattacattttggGGGATGGTGATGAATCGGATGTTCCTTGCTTGCACAAAAAAGAATTCAAAGTGGTGCTGTTGGTCATCAGACGTGATAAAAACTGCGTCCTCCAGAGAAACGTTCATAAagctgaaaaagaaaacaagattaagattaaaaagggattttccagcttaaattgttttcaagaGGCGTATAAAAGGGTTGACAAAGGGAACCGGTGTAAGCAGTAGAGGGGAATAGAGGAGATTTCTACACCAAAGAATACCACTAAATCCctaagaacaaataaaatccagaagatatttttttggGTTTGACAtatgtttgatttatttcttcgCTACTCTGCTTAACTATAAATAGCTTGTCACTTGTCACAGGttatatgttttattttcttgttcttCTATTGTATTGAGATTTTCTTCGAAACCcatcgaaaaatattattttctatttcaagTATTACAAAAGCAGTACTATAACTCACTGTCAGCTAAACAATAACGCACCCTTGTCAGCgcaacaatagaaaaaaattcaaccctgAACCCATTTCTGTGCACTTGGCGTTATTTATTAAAGGCAATTTGAGCATTACGAAATTTCAATTGTGGAAACTTTAAACTTTAATCAAAGGAAAGTtatgtattataatttatgcGAATATCATTTAacttaatgtattttttcggGTTTTAGGTGGCCActaactgacaatgagtcaattcatttaattaataaagcaaaaattggGGACTTAATTAAACTGTTGCCACATTACAATTTTGCCGGCAACAGGACGAATTGCAACAAATTCGCAAAGAAATTACCAGGTGTGGCCACTTATACTGAGTTTTGGCCACTATATGCAAACCTccggaattttatttgcaatagtCTCCGGGTCTATTCTTGAAAATTCAACACAGGGATCTCCGTGTTTTTGTTCCCAAAACTTAATCTCAGCTTATTGGTGAGGAAAATCTCCGGGTTTATTTGTATGTATATCTGGCACCGCGAGATTTAATAGATGAAGATCAGTGGAAAATGAATACATACCCGTCAACAAATGAAAGCTTTCCTGACACAGCATCTCCGTTTCGCAGCTCAATTGTACAATATTGATTGCGAACTGCTTGGATAAGACACACCAGTGAATTGTGCATGAAGTATTTTTCTCTACACGTTATTATGTCGGCCATGGTTGCACCGAtagagaataaaaatagacAAATTCAATATTCGCGCAAAAACAAGTTGAGCTGCTAATTATAAGATGCGATAATTCAACGGTTCAGCATTCAtaacaaaatgtaaacaaaaccGCATGGTGTGGACCTGGTGGGAGTGACGTGCTAGCAAAAATTGCGGGAAGCTGAATAGAGGCGTAATAGTTCTCATTCATCACAATTGATGGCGCGCAAAAGCAGTCCGACTTAAATAATAACTCTTACGTGAAGAATTGCAATGCAGTGCGTCAATAATAAAggattacaaataataatactgaTATATTGTGTACATACCGATATATTACGACACTATCGTTGGAACCGGCGGGAGCTTTTATACACTTAACGGCAATCTTTTTAAAAGGCTTAAAAGATACCTTGCCACAGAGGttctttgattaatttattacccTGTTTCACttgtattgaaaatttccaatttcttttCGAGCAGATCTTTTCATTGACTATAAAACCACTTACTTAGCTCACCctgaaaagtaaacaaaaacttGCGTCACTGCGCCAATATATTTCAGTACTGACACGAGTAGAGCTGTAAAGCACAGCCTTATGACGACGAGGGGCATTTTCCTGGCCGAAGCGAggcaaattttagaaaatttatgctGGCCGGAGACTGACAAgatcatttgaatattttccatttacatatttatatataccATCGTGTGTACGTGCAGTAAAAAAAGcttatcaaaatataatgTCTCCATCAATAATGTCACATGCTAAAtctaaatatgtatattaagCCATCCCATTATATTAATGATCGAGAGAGTGGctctatttaaatattcctgTGCTccttataaatttcaataaggAGATCTAAATCTTGTTGCAGTTTTTGAGAATTACACACAAGTAGATGTCAGATTTGCCAGCATATATATAGAAAAGACAcgaatattacaatttaatatcttacaattttacacgaaatatttcaagtggcccttgagtgggctgggtccctgtgcggcccggtgcgcccatgttatccgttcgcggtgttattgggacccgggtttcagcattcgtgctagtgcagtgcgcgcccttcccgctcctccggtcctcggacagggataaaaagagcaaaaaaaaataataatatttaccaaaaagtaaattattacaCCGCAGTagcgcaataaaaaatgatttgtaaaCAACTCagtggaaaattggaaaaatatcaagtcCATCCGTATATTAAGTATCTaatctttcttttttcaaattttatctaacCGAGTCGGAGTCCCTTGCTGAGGCGGAGTGCCTCCACCTGATCGAGCCAAGGTgacttaataatttataatcaaaCGGCGTGgctgttgaataaaataacaatttaggaagatttaaactcaaatgtttcttaattttttttgctctttttatccctgtccgaggaccgggaagggcgcgcactgcactagcacgaatgctaaaacccgggtcccaataacaccgcgaacggataacaagGGCGCAcaaggccgcacagggacccagcccactgaagggccgcACTttcctccgcaccgaggactgcattgaaacgctagacattcgtcccgtgaagccaaatcacgcatgctggaaaggtgcaaaccagcaagtagcgagtcgcctcccagcccgttgagcaatttgagcatttctagtcactaaactaaccacttttttgccatctctcacattgggtagccagtattagatctccgaactgctcaattATTCCCATTGATTTGagactcctgagagtgccttaacaatgcgagccaacgggctggatTATTATtagctatttttcattttgatccaatgattattccaaaattaatccAGATTAGCccagaattgatttttgtttagaataattttcccGGACAAATACAAAATGTTCTAAGATTAACCggaatatttttggaatataaattattaaataaaccaTCTCAGTAAGAATAAAGTTGAGTTCAATTCgttttatttactttgttAGCATTGGCAATACAAAGAAACAGGAGCAGTTTACGCATGGTACACACTATTTGTAAATACAcacaaaaaagaaagaaagaaagaaagaatagTTCGATTGTATGCGGCCGTCGCTAAaggagaggagaaaaatttcaaaaccctACCCAAGACCTTTTTGAGCTGAATGCAACAAAAGACAAACAACACAATCCAAAAGTTTGacagttttgatttattatttcttcgcTGCTCTCTTTAAGTAAATAACATCTTGCGAAAGGTTGTGTGATTAACTACCCCGTCCTTCTATTgtaatgagatttttttcgaaaactCTATTAACTCTAACTAAACAACAAGCCACTTTTCGCAATGACACTggaaaatacacaaaaatccTTGCttcacaatattttgataaggTCACTGCTATTGAAGGTAAAAAAACCAATAACTCATCGTCAGTTAAGATGTTTTATCCCAAGAATtcactcatttttttcaataggcgaccactcgaggCTATGCGTTCatgttggaaataaattacaccACGCTTCAATCTCGTTGgaaaattgtcgttttaatttctcgtcTTCCAGTACGTCCTATTCTAGAGGCAGTTGAGGctagctccaaagaccaaataaTGATATTTCGTGTATGTGAGCATGCTGAGAGTGCGgagtgtgaaataaatttaggatttttttaaatgtttggaTAATTACTCATAAAATAACCAACCACAtagcttttaatattttctagaGAGGGGAACCGGGACATGTTTTTGGCCCCTGTCTCGtcccagaaaaaataatcccgTCCCTGTCCCATTTTTTCTCTCGGGTTCGTCCCTGTCCCTGTTTAGTCCCACTCTCGACCCGCCCTTTTCCATattcgtaatttttcaaatttctacttTACTTTTGAAATAAGCTAATTTTTGTCAGCAAATACATATGTAAATTGTAAGCCACGCAAGAGTGCTCACTTTTAAAATAGGTTGGTGGAGACTGGAGacagtgatttattttttctattatttcttGCATGGttcgcaaaaattgcatttttctggAACACCCCACTACATGgctaaaaactgtttttgctgggttttccgcaatttttaaccgaaacaaatgcatttttcttgaaaataaaaaaattctcatgctggatgaccaaaaataggaacgttacaaaatcaaaataaaagccaCTGGTTGAGGGTTCATCAATTTTGCACAAcgaaaaaatgcaccactggttttttgcgcataaACCGATTGGAGTAGTTTTTTcccgaatttaaccccgaaaaggtcacatttcgcaCTAAATgaagtgcaaatttttttggaaaactgcGGTTTGTTTTACAATCATTGGTTGTCTTTTGGTGAGACCAGTggcatttttactaatttttaaaaatccctatttctGGTCATCCAtcttgagaatttttaattttcaataaaaacgcaTTTGCTTCGACATAAATGCGCAAAATCACGGAAAAACCTGCGAAAAAAGCAGATATTTTGCTGAGAATCTTTAGGCTTTTAATGCTGCAATTGCTGCCGATAAAACTGTCCCTCGTCCCGCTCCAGATTGTCCCTGTCCcgaaatacaaaattcgtCCCGTCCCTCAGGACCAGAGAATCCCTGTCCCTGGTCCCCTCTCTTGTATTTTCAGAAGGCATTGATTTCAGCCAAATTTTCCACTCCACTGATATCcaatctcaaatttttattttcttgtgtaCTACACATGCACATTCACGTTAATGTTCTCTCGCTGTTGGAGttgacttaaattaaataattataggcCCAGCACGCAGTGATTGAAACTATCCatgcgtgttttcattttaaaagtatattactgctctttggtcattttttatcttgcatttttcaatCGATGTTctgtggtttaaaaaaaattcaatgcaaattaacagcgaatggaaatgaatttttatttcaatttagattttactttttatattattacgagtataaattttgaattaattcaataaacaGTTATGTGACAATTGTTGTACATCCAAAACATCGCCCCATTATCTAGTTAACTGAGGCTCGTGacagatattaaaatatgaatcacATTTTGGTGATGCCACTAAGTTGAAATTCGCAATATTAGAATGATTGACAAGATGCAGCCATGCAGCTAAAATGCGCTACAAATCTGTACTCTGATTTTGCTAATAGACACAATTAATGTTACACCACGGTTGATGGTTAAGCTGGGCATGGCAATAATTCAGTTTTTTGCAGATCCAGTTTTTTGCGGCTTGCTCCTCCCGGGCTTTTGcaagcaaattttgcagctattgaatttcgttatttttagCTCTCCTTGCcaacttttgtaattttaataaaattttatcggatgattttatatttacaaaaatataatttaaaaatactaaacgtTGCATGTGAACCCCAAATTTTCAGATACcatttaacataaatttttatgataaaactGGTCTATTTCGATTTAcatattaaagaggaatgatactggaaaagcctggaaaatgcttgttgccaatgcataaactcatcccttaggattcagttaaagcctaaattgacctaagaagcgctgtaattctttgagaaaattggctggaaagttacggtgtttttcaaatggtgtctccttacttgaaatcccatttaatttcagaaccaagagtttccccaataagtggcatacaccgttggacagatctcgacgagaggaatcgaaatatgccaagaaaatatgttcaagcgctgtaaattttgcagaaaattggcaaaatttgaatttttactgtaagaaggtccgttttttattattgcaaattgttgaacaaattgttaatcgatcaaattgtttatagcatccaacaattaaaataattttcaattgttgcccagtatcattcgaCTTTAAATAGAATAAACCACACGAAACTGGTAGAAGCCGCGAAAAAACACTGCATTATGCAAGTTTGGGAAACTATACCCGCTCCGGAGATTCCCAAGCCCTGCTCTCAGCCCAGATTATGAAAGAATTCAGCAACAGACACTTGCAATTTGTTTGAGTAATTATAGGAGAGTATGTACAAGGGGTAACAAAACCATTATCAGGCTATGTGTTGTGCACGTTAAGCCctcattttttcaaacaaccACCCTAAAAATGGTTTGGGTCCAAAACACACCcggtttttagtttttatagCTATGTCACGTTGAAGGTCTCATGAGCGGTCGTTTGTTATAAACTCCATTCACGTCGTCCAGCTCGCTCAAGGGGCTCAAGTCAGGCAAATCTACGTAGCCGGAGTCGTCGTACCTGAGGACCCGACTGTCCGGGGTGCGCAGAAGGAGCTCCGCAGCACCGGGGGTGGCAGAGCGGCGGGGACTAGGGGGTAGCAGCCGTAGAGGGTCCTCATAACGGCGGGACACGTTGGCGAATTCGCGCTGTGCGTGCACCAGTTTCTGCAAGCGGCTCACTATATCAAAATCCGGAACTGGACTTCGAGCTGGGTCCACTCCCAAGAGGCGCCCGACGGTCGCACGCAATCCAAGCAGctataattgaaagaaaaatcatttttaatgtgttgAAACTATCAAATGACTCTccgaattgatattttaaggaGATGTCAGAATTTAATATGAGCTATgaggctatgagctcactttAGGATCTAATAACACTGGGGCGAGGGGATAACATGGGGCTTGAGAGGCCGCAAAGGAGCTTAATTGACTACCTTTCACCCTTTTTACTATCTCTTAACAATGCTAGCCGACTTATTTtcatgttgaaaatatttttgtttgttctgaAAAGAATTCTTGAACAATAATATTATCTGAAGGAATTACACGTTGCCTCGGATTTACCTGATTCTCTCGTTTCTGCGTCTCCTCTAAATTCTGTTTAGCAACCAACAAATCTTCTTTCAATATTTGTACATCGTGATCATGAGCACTTCTCTCTTCAACAACTGTTTGCCCAACATTCCGTAcctgaaattcaataaaaactgTTAACTGTGGAGCGTGCACGCAGGAAACGCACCATAAATAGAATTAATTGGatcaaaatctatttttttatgaatgatatttttttctcgagTCGTATAAAGTGCCTCTCTGTTTACTATCATGCTTCTGCGagtaaaatgaatatttgcaATTCAGGAGCACGCTCGCGTcagttaaaatgttttacatgTGTTCCATTTGCAGCAGCGGGTGGACGATGACCGCtcttttgcaattcaaattgaCAAGGCGTAAAAACTTTGATAATCAACTGCATGCAGTGCAAGGCACGTTCAGAGCGTAATGCTGAAACTGACCTGGTCCTTCATGAGAGTCAGTTTACGACCGTAGCGTGTTCTTAAAAGCTCCGAATCGGTAAGACGTTTCTCCAACTCTTCGATTTTGCGGCCTCTCTCGAGAGCAGAGATCTGTTAAACACAGAACaacattaaatacaaattaattgttaattggaattaaaatgtCAGACCTTGTATTCAGTAGCATCAGCAAGCTGGCTCTTGAGATCCCTCACCTGGGCCCTAGACTCAGCTAATTGTAGTTGCATTCTGTCGATTTGCTTCAGCATCTTTTTCACTCTGaagaaattcagaaaattatagtttattttcatattagtacttgaaaaaaaaaccattGTTGATAATTGCGTGTGGCGTTCAAGAGAGCAGCAGCATTGTATTGCTGAATTTGTAAAACACACGCTCTCACTTTAGCGTTGCCTGCACTCTTGAGAATTTTGCTGACACCGAGTGATTGAACGCGAGCCACCGCGGCAGTGAGTGAGAGGCTCATAAAACGAGACCGTATTACGCTTTATTACATACATAAGGCACGACCCCCGAAATATATGGGCCTGCATTAAGTCCCTGCTCGAATATAAAAATAGCCAAGGCTGAGATTGGGTCGCTATGCGTAAAGGAGCGAGGGATGTCTATTCAGTATACGCCTAATTGCGTATTCATCCGCGCagataaatatgtataattaaagCTTGGTTGATTTCCTTCCACTGGCTTGGATATCATTAATCTCTCTGTAATTACCGAGAGACTTAATATAAATCAGGTCACTGATTCTCAAATTAGTAAGACTAATTATAATTACTATCTTCACACCAAAAAGCTCAAAGCAATTAACAAATAAGTCGTCCTGGTGGCGGCAAAATCGCGCAACTGTCAACagccaaacgcgaatttccttgttgaaagaaaattttgggGTTTGCTGAGCGATGCGTAATTTTACCGCGACATTCATAAATCAAACAGATATTAATCCTCATTACCTGATGTTGGCTtcgtctctctctccctcGAGCAGATTTCTAATCCGCGTGTTATCTTCCTGCACATTGATTTTCCTCCTGAGCAAATCGAGGTGCAGATCTCTGCGCTGCAGCTGTTCCCTCAGCGTTCGCACGCGCCTTTGAAGTTGGTAAACGGCTGCCGTCTGAAAAGTTATATGCTGATTAGAGCAACTTCTTGACGTCGGAACCCTTCGATTAGCGGCGTGTAATGTCAAGATGACGAGATGGGTTAATTCGTGGAATAATTTAAGCTGAAAAATGCGCGGATTCTAATCACTTCAACTTGGCATGCTTAAATTGATTGAGTTATGAAAGAACTTTTCATGAATGTGAAAATTCTCGCTACCCTTTTTTATTCCTATTTGTGTTATGCATGcttaaagagtaaaatttgagCAGTAAAAGATGCATGATTGGTAATGtttcaaatgataaaaaattctatcTTCTGATTAAATTGCCACAGTGATGTCTTATATACCATAAAAGGAAAGTATAGCAAAGTCATGTGGGGGGTCGAGGACcttaaattgacaaaaataaactacCTGAATACACATCAAATTGTATGGGCCacaatttactttaaaagaatttttaagcctataaaactaataaatctGTGTCACTGTCAATGCTCAATTGCTCACCCAAACGGAcccttttattttctaaagatTATGTCGTAAGAGGGAAACTCCAATTATTGCTCTCTTGTTAAAGCAGACTCTGAACCACTTGttcgagaatttaattttgttggcttcccaattacaaaaaaaaaaaatactttcccATAGCTCAACGAACCGaaagtaatataaaaaaacagtcaATTCGGCTGGGTTGTAGTTGGGTTGAGGAAAGAGAATCGTCACGCTCAGTGGACGGGTTTAGAATTTGACGTTATTCCTATTTGTATTGTGTATGCttgaagagtaaaatttgCAGCGTAAAAGATGCATGATTGGTAATGTGtggatataaattttattttctggttATATTGCAACAGTGATATTTTATACCCTAAAAGGAAAGCATACATACAGTCATGTAGAGgacctttttataaaaataaattacctgaatttacaatggaaaaataattttgaagcctCTATAAAACTGTGTCACTGTCGCATTTAACCCAAAAGAACCCTTATTATTTTCTGGAGATGGTGTcgtaaaatggaaatatatttttacaggcGGGACATGTCTCTATGCAGTGGACGTGTGAGACAAAGATATGGCAAAGGTACTTTTTTATGACACGGCCTATTTTTTAGGTGAGAATAAGGGtctgtttattgattttcgaTTATACGCGCGCGAATTTCGATGTACCTCGAGCTCATCTCACAGCAACCGATTGGCGGCTCGGCGGCTGTAGAgatgaaaaagggaaaattgacaAGTCAGCCCTGCTTTTTTCATCATGCGTGCGAGAGTCTCATCAAAGGCGTGCGCAATGAGGAGGAACTGATGAAAGCGGACGCGTCACATAATCGTGTTTTTTTGCCAATAAGTGATTGGATGCGAGAGAGAATAAATTAGGCGTTAGCTTACTTCGGTTAGTGGCAGCTCGAGGTTGTAAAGTTTTTCCCTGCGCAGTCGAGCCGCGTAATCTGTCAGAAGCAGCTATTCACACAGCACGCACACATTCGAAAGCAAAAGTTTAATTAGGCTAGAGTCGATGTGAGGGCAAGTTTGTTGGGCTTTCCTCGACATGAAAGTTTGTTAAAGTGAGAATGAATGTGGTGTTAACTAATTATAGTGCCGCCGAAAAGTTGCGCCTGATTTATTTGTTGGGTTGAATTATTGTAGCTGCCCCAGATACGCGAGCGGCGCGTATATATACATAGTGTTTGTTTTAGTGAAAAAAGATTCGTTGATCTTTGGCTTGTGCGTTggataaatatttggaatggcAGTGAAATATTTAGACTGCATCATTCATTCACAATTGAGCAGTTGTTCGACtctatttcttttattttgtaatcacTCGtcgtaaaaaatgataaaatcaaTCCCATCATTCACAAAAgctgaaattacaaaattccaaTTACTTTCTCAATAAAGCACTCGttgttgaattgaattttgttggCTTCTATTGATTTCccagtaaaaaaaaacactctttCCCATGGAGCTCAACGAGCCGAAAGTAAAGTCAAAACAGAGTCAATTCGGCTGGATGGAGGAATGAGAATTGTcactctcacaatcagtggaCGGGCTTTGAGGTTGACAGCGCATTTAATATTCGGGAAAGCCCTCTGCCACTGCTCTTGGTCGCCCACGCTTTATTTACGCGGTCTGTCGCACGTCCCCTTGACCATCGGCCCCGGCCGGCGACCACCTGCCTCACAAAACAAAGCTATCAAATTTCCCCGTGCAAGCAGCGCCGGCGCGTCTTTCCCGAATTTTGTGTCCTCGTTTTCTTAAATGTTCGAGGCAGCTGCTCGGAGGCGGCGGCAAAATCGATGCCGCGAAGGAGAAACCGCAGAAACAACACGCTGTGTTTaacaggttgcataagcaACGAATTTTCCGGCGTGGTGCCTCTTGCAGAGTCGCAGAGAGTATGatttctgacaatgagaagtTGGGGAGACGGGGAAATGCGACTTTTTGTGCCTACCTTATCCACCAACTTGTCACTTTCCAGGCGTGCCAGCTGTTCCGCCCTGGCGAGCAGACTGTCCGTGTGTAGGTCAACGCCAACATCCTTGGAAATCTCATCCATGTTCAGCGCCCTTCCCAGTCTTTCCAGAAAGCTGAGATACtggaaaaagaggaaaataaattagaaaagccGCCGCAGGTGGC is part of the Cloeon dipterum chromosome 1, ieCloDipt1.1, whole genome shotgun sequence genome and harbors:
- the LOC135936538 gene encoding U7 snRNA-associated Sm-like protein LSm10, translated to MADIITCREKYFMHNSLVCLIQAVRNQYCTIELRNGDAVSGKLSFVDGFMNVSLEDAVFITSDDQQHHFEFFFVQARNIRFITIPQNVEITAAIMEQLEKNRRQFAPRLSEIVGGKQLDKGSVKRRLFAAPNDGDEVTGDH